CGGCACACTCTGCGTATGGGGAGCGAGCAGCGTCTGCACGAGCACAGCAGCCCCCAGCCCTAATGCGACGATGACCAACTGCGCGAGCAGGATGGGCAAAAACCCTCTTGAATTCCCGCCGATCATGGAAGCCATCAGCTTGCCCATCACGAGCAGCGCGAACACTCCCACGCCAACCAGCAGGTAAAACGCCCCGCTGGCCCAGGGGGCACCCACGATGAATTCACTCATCGCCCGAAGATTTGCCAAATACGTATCCAAGCTCATCGATACACAAACGTATGGATGGAAAGCGCCCTGTCACCCACGAATCACAGTGTATGTGAAATTCGCCCTCTCATCGAACTCAGGGAGCAGGGGCCTCGACCGGGTCAGATGCCGGAACATCCTCACCGTCGGGTTGTGCATCGGCTGACGATGACGTATCCGGCGCCTGTTTTTTGCGTGAGCGTTCGAGCTGTTTACGCATTGCGGCGGCAGCGCTCGCGGTGCTCTGCGGGGCGGGAGCCGGTCCCTCCAGCACATCCGCGGGGGCCAGAGAGCGATCCACCGGAAAGGGCCCACTCAGGCTGTCTTGTTCAGGCTCCGTTTGTCCGGCCTTTTCGACACCCGCCTGAGCCTCCTGGTCGGCTATGCTCTCGGGAGAAACGGGCTTGGGCGTAGACTCTGGATGGAGCGTATCCGCCAGAGACTGAAGCGCCAGTGTGAGGCGTGGGCCCGGTATGTTAAAAAGACTGTTGTCGATCCTGTAGACGCGCCCGTCACGCACAGCGGAGAGCTTACCCCAGACCGGGTCCAAGCGGTAGGTCTGCAGCAGTTCCTCCCCTGCTGGCTCGACCGGCTGGCTGATCTCACCGGGGATCAGCATCACCTGCGGGTCACGTTCGACGAGCGTTTCCTCCGACAGCTCAACCCAGTCGCCCTTCACATCATAGGCGATATTGCGGCCACCGGCTTCCTTGATCAATTGATCGGGAAAAGTCCCCGGACCAGCCGTGTAAGTCTCACGCTCACCGTAACCCAGAAAAACACGCGGGCGCTCCTGCATGCTCAGGCCCGCGAAGCGCATCCCCAGCTGGGTGCGTACCTGATCGAAACGCGTCAGCAGGTCCGCGGCGGCTTCATCGCAGCGAAGCACGTCGCCGAGACGTTCGATATCATCCATCAGCCCGTCGAGGCCATGGGAAGGCAGCACAAAGACCGGAAGCCCTAGCTCACGCAGCCGGGACGCCGTGGCCGGGCGCGTGATGTTGGAGGCCAGAATCAGGTCGGGCTCCAACTGCAACAGGACCTCGGGATTGGGTGAATCAAACCCCTGGATATGCGGCAGTTCCTGCGCCTCAGGCGGGAACTTGCAGTACTCGGTATCGGCAATCAGGCGATCCCCCGCCCCCAATGCGAAGACCAGCTCTGTCGTACTTGGAGCCAGGCTGACGATTCGCTGCGGGTTGCCTGAAATCATGACAGGGTCGCCGCGCCCGTCCACCAGCGTGGGCCCCTCCTCGCCTTCCTGGAAGTACTCGACAGATTCAGGCAGGATGAGCACAGAGGTCGTTGCCCCGACCCGCAGGGGCAGGTTTTTCGGTGGGTCAATCAGGTGGATGCGCACCGGAAAACGCTGGGCGAGCCGCACCCAGTCCACGGTTGGCGCGACTTCGGGCAGCAGGTTTTTACCTTCGGAGCCATTCGGGCGGTAAATCCCCCAGCCTACGCTCTGGACCACGCCATCCATCGGCTCGCCGTAATGCCCCATAAAGCGCACCTCGGCCCGCCTGCCGGGGACGACGCCCTTGAGGTCCGTCTCGCGGAAGAAGCCGGTCACCCAGAAATCATTCGCATCGACCAGCGCCATCAGTGGCTGGCCCTTTGTCACGTAGGTCCCGGTCGTCACCACGAGATTCGTCACGTAGCCGTCCACAGGGGCATAGACGCGGGTGTAGCTGAGATTCAGCTCGGCGAGCTTCAGCGCTGCTGTGGCCACCTCGATGTCCGCAAGCGCCTCCGTGTACTTGGCCTGGAGGATCTGGTAGTCCTCGACAGATACGAGTTGCTGAGCCAGCAGGGGCTTGCGACGCTCGATCTCCAGACGCAGCAGCTCGGCCACGGAGCGGGATTTATTCAGAGAAGCGTGGGCGGAGTCCACCGCCTGCTGATAATCCGTCGGATCGATGGCGAAAAGCAGATCCCCCTCCGAGACGCGCTGGTTATCCTGCACCGGCACATCAATCATCGGTCCACTCACGCGAGCGGCAATCCCCACGACGTAGGCCTGGACCTGCCCGTCCCGCGTCCAGGGGTTTAGCAGATACTGGTGCCAGTACACCCATGCCAGCAGGAGGGCCAGCGCTACCGCGCACAGGGTGATAAAGACTTTGAAAAGCGTTTTGACCATACGGATTCTATACCGGCATAAACAGGAGTGAGAGTGTGATGCTGTAGATCACGGCAAGCGAGAACAGAAACAGCGGCGGGTGCCAGATAAAGCGGGTCAACCGGGCTATGTCAATCAGCCACACCGACACCCCGGCCAGCAGTATTCCGAGAATAATCACTACAAAAATAGGCGTCAGATAGAAGCCCAGCAGGTTGATCTCTGCGGGTAGCCGCCAGTCCGGGGGGACGATCCGGGCAAGCCGTTCCATCAAATCCACTATCATCGGCGTTTACAATCAAGCCATGTGCGCTTAAACACAATGAGAATTATCTGCCGCATGGACGCCCAGACAACAACAGCCGCCCCTGCAGCTGCCTCCTCCAGGCACTGGCATTGGCCGACGTTGAACAAGCTGCGCTGGCTCACCGCGTTCAAGGCCTCACTGGCCTCGGTCATTGCGATCGGTATCGCTATGGGGCTGGGCTGGGAGCGCCCCTACTGGGCCGGGATATCTGTGCTGGTCGCCACCCTGCCCTACATCGGTGCCTCGCTGGAGAAAGGCATCATGCGTCTGGCCGGTACCCTCGCCGCCGGGGTCGTCGCTTACCTCATCTGCGGCGCATTCCCGCAGAATCAGATTGGGTTTTCCCTGATGCTCTTCGTAGCGCTGACCTTCACCGGTTACATGGCATTGGGTAAATTCTACCCGTACACCTTTTTCCTCAGCGGTATCACCCTGTCGATTATCAGCGCGCAGGTATTCAACGACCTGGAACAACTCTGGCCGGTGGTCTTCTTTCGCGTATCCGAGATCAGCCTCGGCGTCATCGTCGCCCTCACCGTCAACTCCCTGCTCTGGCCGCAGAGTGCGAGTCGGGAGATGGGCCGCCAGATGGCCACGACTCTCAAGAACTGTATCCGCCTCTTTGACCACTCTACCGCGCTGTACAGTGGCTACGGAGAAAAAGTCCCCGACTCGGGTAAGCTGAGCGAAAAGCTGAGCGGAGCCTTTCCCAAGCTGCATGCCCTCCTCCCGCAGGCCATGCTCGACTCAAGCCGCTTCTCCAACCACCGATCCAGCCTGCAGGCAGCCCTGCAGTTTATGGAGAGCACGTTTGTATCCGTGGTCACCACCCTGCACTCCACGCAGGGAGATTTCCCCCGCCGCTATCAGGATAATCTCAGCGAAGAACTACGGGCCTACACGAATGCGCTCCGGGCTGACCTGTGCGCGCTGGCGGACTTTTTCGGCAGTCCGGCTCCACTGCCCCCGGCACTGGCTCCCGAGGCCCACGCCGCCCTCCAGCAACACCTTGAGAAGCTCCGCGCCAGCGATATTCCCTTGAGCTACGACCTGCGGGATACCACCTCGTTCATGGCCTACTACGCCAACCTCGCCGAGATCGAGCGCGTGATCATGCTGTTGAGAAAGACCGCCATTGCGATCCTCCAGCCCGGACGGGAACGCCGCGAAGTCAAGGAACAGGTCCGCCACAACAAGCAGCGCTGGCGCCCAGACTCGATGCGCCTGAAGCATGGCATCAAGGTCGGCCTCGCCGTCATCTCCACACTCTATATCTGGCAGTGGACGCAGTGCCCCGGCGGGGTGCCTGGAGTCATCACCGCCGCAATCCTGATCCAGAAAAGCCTCGTCGCCAGTAACCAGAAATCCCTGCTGCGTCTGGCCGGGTGTCTGCTCGGGGGCTGCATGGCGGCCTTCTTCATGCTGTTGGTCACTCCTCATCTGGAGACCTATGAGGAGCTGGCTCCCGTGCTGTTTCTGTGCTTCATGGTTTTCAGCCTGATCAACTACGGGCCGGTACGCTATTCCTACTCGGGCTTTCAGGCCTTCCTCGCCTTTCTGCTGATGACCTCCGTCTCTAACACGCAGAGTATTTCCCTCAAGCCGGGCATCGAGCGCCTGATGGGTATCATCTTCGGGTTTATGGTTTGCGCGGTGATCTTGCGCCTGATCTGGCCCGTCATCCCTGAGCACCAGCTACGGCAGACATTGTGCAAATTTTTCAAGGACTGCCGTGGATACCTCGACCTGTACACGCCTCAGGTCCTGCGCGGCGAAGCTCCGATCGCCGTCATAGGCTCTCTGGAGAACACGCTGACCGACCTGCCCAGCGCCTGCCAGGAGTGGATCAGCCAGATCGGCCTGCATAAAAAAGAGGAAGGCGAGCGCGGCAAGTACCAACAGCTCGCCCTATGCCTGCAAGGACTGCGCTTCCGGCTGCAAGCGCTTGAGCGGGCGATCCGCCGCCCCATGGCACCCGCGCTGGCGGAGCGTATGGCTCCGACCATGATCGAGATCAATGAGAGCATGAAAGGATGCCTCGATAAATTTGAGCAGACGTTCGAAACAGGCATTCGCGCCGAGGACTACCCCGATCTGCGTACGCCGATCACGAAGCTCAACCAGGAACTGCTTGTCATGCTGCGCAAGGATCACCTCGCACGCGCCATCCCGGCTGGCGACGTTGCCGTCTTCCTCTCGCTCGTGCGTCGCTACAGCGACCTCGTCAGCGAGGTTCATAACTGCCGCGAGCAGATGGACAGGCTCAACCTCACCATCATGGAGCGCAGCCCGTTCTTTTAAGTTATTCGGAGGCGTGGGGATTCACTCCTGCTTAAAGCCCGAAGTATCTCGCGGCACTCTCGCGATCAGCACCGATCTGCGCCTTAAGCTCATCCAGACCGTTGAATTTCTTCTCCGGACGTAAGAACTCCAGCCACTGGACGGTCAACCGGGTGCCATTGCCCCACTCGACGGGCTGGAGCATATGCGCCTCCAGCAGGGGTTGAGCGGGCTCCTTATCGACCGTCGGTCGCTGCCCGTAGTTAGCCACACCCGGTATCCATGCGCTGGATACATCCTCGCGCACACGGACGGCATACACCCCATAATGAGGGGCCAGCTCGGGCTCCCAGGCCATGTTTAAAGTCGGAAAGCCCAACGTCCTGCCCAGCTGACGTCCGGGGATGACCTCGCCGTAGCTGGTATAGGGATAGCCCAGCAATGCCCGGGCCTGTCGCATGTCGCCCTCCTCCAGGCAGACGCGGATGCGTGTGCTGGATATGGGCTCACCGTCTACCCGCAAGCGCTCAGCACTGAAGACGTGCATACCGAGCTTGCGGCAACCCTCGATCAAGGTCTCAATCGTGCCGGTTCGCCCTTTACCGTAGCGGAAGTTTTCGCCCACGTAGAGGGCCTCGAGCGTGGGTAGTTTCTGTTTGAGATAGGCCGGAAAATCCTCCGCCTCGATAGCGGCAAACTCCGATGTGAACGGCTGGACGATCACGCTCTCGATACCGCGCTTATGCAGGTACTCCGCCTTTTGGTCCAGCGGCATGAAAAGCTTTGTCGCCTGATCGGCCTTACGAAAGAGGCGGCTCGGGTGCGGCCAGAAAGTCAACACCCCGGATACACCACCGCATGCGGTGGCCGAGCTGACACAGGCCTCGATCACTGACTGGTGCCCCAGGTGCACGCCGTCGAACATGCCGATAGCCAGATGCAGCGGGCGGTCCGACAGATTCGGGTTATCAAGTGATGCGTAGGCCATCAGCGCAACAATGGGGGGGACGTTTAACAAGCGAGACGCTCAGTTACTTAGCCCGAACATGCCGCGTAAACCAGCGAAAAATCACAGCACGTGGCTCGGCACAGCCTGATAAATCGGTATCAGACGGCGGCGAAACGCGGTCAGGGACATCTCTTCCAGCTCTTCCAGCGTCGCGGCATCCTCCACATGGAAATGCCCCACCGCAATACGGCGCAGCTCGGACAGATGCGCCCCACAGCCGATCTTTTGGCCGACATCGTGGGCCAGCGTACGCACGTAGGTGCCCTTCGAGCAGGCCATGCCGATCTCCGCGCACGGCTCCGTGTAGTCGAGCAGCTCGATCTCCGAGATACGGATAAAACGCGGGTCGCGCTTCACTTCCTTGCCCTTGCGGGCCAGCTTGTAGAGCGGTACACCGTCGATTTTCTTGGCCGAAAACATCGGCGGCAGCTGGTACTGGTCTCCGACAAAGGACTGCAAGACGGTATCGATCCCGGCAGCGTCCAGCCCATCGGGCAGCGGCTTGGTCTCGACGACCTCTCCGTCGCTGTCGTAGGTATTCGTCTCTTCCCCCAGCTTGATAGTCCCCTCGTAGGCCTTGTCGAGAGACATCAGGTACTGGGAGACTTTCGTCGCGCGGCCTATCAGCATAATGAGCAGGCCCGTGGCATTAGGGTCGAGCGTACCGGCGTGGCCGATGCGCTTCATCTTGAGCTTGCGGCGCAGACGGTCAACCACGTCGTGCGAGGTGGGGCCGCAGGGCTTGTCCACCAGCAGGACGCCTTCAAAGTCATTCTGTGTCGTCGGAGTCATGATTTGAGCAAACAATCATTCTCTCAAAGCCCTCCCCCTTGGCAAGGCTGAACTCCCCTCTTGTCCAATCCGGTCGCGACTCCTTTTTGAGGCCCGGTCCAGCTGTGTTTTTCTATAAAAAACATTCGCGCGCATCATTACATGGAATAATACCTGCAATCAGGCTTCTCATCGCCCTCTGAACCATCGCATTTATTGTACTTCGCAACAACGACTATGCTCCGAAAACACCACCTGCTGGGACTCTCACTGATACTTTCAGGCCTCGCCTCGGCCCATGCCGGCCAGAAGGTCGCCTACGTCAGTGTCGATGCCTCCGACAACAACAGCTACAACCTTTACGTGGCCGACCTGTCGGACCTTTCCAGCGCGACCCTCACCTACCAGTACCCCTCCAGTGTCGGCGAGGCCCCGGTCAACGTGCTGGGCTTTACCTATGGGAACAACGGCTTCTACGTCTCCTACGAATCCGGGTTCTACGACCACACGGTCCAGATCGACTATGTGACGATGGACGGGCAGTCCAGCTCCTTTGGGTCGATCGATTATTACGATCTGGAGGACTCAGCCAGCACGACTCTCGCCTACTCGGCTCTCACCCAGTCCGTCTACCTGCTGTTCAAGGATGAGCATGAACTCGAGGACGACGACTACCAGCTCTACCAGGTCAACAGCGGGGGCAGCTCCGTCATCGCGACCGAGAGCCTCCTGAGCGAGAGCTCGTTTTCCCTGGCGGCAACCGCTGATGGCAGCGGCATCGCCTGGATCATCACCGACGCCTTTGATTCTGCGGCCTACTACACCGACCTGAACACACAGGAAACCATCAACAACTTTGACCAGCTGGTCGGGATATCCGGTAACATCAATGTCGGCACCAACGGCGTCGCCTACATCAGCAGCACACCCGATGTAGAGTCCTGGGACGTGACGGATGCCGACACATCCCTCACCGAGGTGGATATCAGCTTCCTCGATGTGTACGACGGAGTTTCTGTCACCGAGTACAACGGGCTCATGTATGCCTCGGCAGACGGGACCCTCTACAGCTGGGACGCCAGCGATCCGGAGAACACCTTGACCACGTATGATTTCAGTGCCGTTGGTGGTCTGCCACTGGACTACGTGTTCGTCCCCGAGCCCGCGCACGTGGCGTTTCTCGGAGGGCTGTTTGCCAGCGGGCTGCTGCTGTACCGGGCACGTCGCTCCAGAGGCCAGCGCCGCAATACAGCCAAGACGACCCCCGCCGCCTAAAGGCCCATTTAGCTCGCCGGGGTATTGTCTATCGCGTCGAGATGCTCGGCGGCAGCCTTGAGGAGCAGGTCACACACCTCCTCCAGCGGACGGTGCTGGTTAAAGCCCGCCGCCGGAGCATGCCCGCCGCCCCCGAACTTCCGGGCCAGCCGGTCGAGCCGGTAGTTACGGGTTTTCGCCCGCAGGCTGCCTTTGACCTGATTCTCAAACTCCTGCACGAAGATGCCGATATCGACCCCGTCCAGATCGCGCGCATAGTCCACAAAGCCCTCGGCATCCTCATGGGCGGCGCCGGTCTCCTCAAAGTCCTTTTCACGCAGCGTACCGATGCAGATGCGCTCGCCGTGGACGAGCTTCAAAGTTCCCAGGAAACGCTGGAGCAGCTTGAGCTTGGCGAGGGGCTCACGCTCAAACAGCTCCCGTGCCACACCACCCGCCGAAGCCCCACAGGCGCAGAGCCGCGCGCACAGTTCAAATACCTGCCCGCTGGTCGTGGGGAAACGGAACTGGCCGGTGTCGGTCGAGATGCCGACGTAAAGTGCCTGCGCGGTCACCGCATCCACGGGCAGGTCGTGGTCGAAAAATAACCCTGTCAGCACCTCGGCAGTAGCCGCCGTGGAGGGCTCCACAAAGTTGTGCCGGGCGTAGTTCGGGTTAGAAACGTGATGGTCGATATTCGCGAAGGTTTCCGGGAATTTCTTCTCCAGCAGCATACCCACGCGGATCGGATCGGCGCAGTCCACATTGACCGACAGGTGCCCCTGCGGGTCGAAGTCCTTCGCCTGCGCCCAGGGCGTATCCGCGATAAACGCCTGCATCACGCGTGGTGCTTCATCGCGATTAACGGCGATCGCATCCACACCCTGTGTCCGCAGCACACGCGTCAGCGCCACCTGTGAGCCGATGCAGTCCCCGTCCGGCCGCAGGTGCCCGAGTACGGCCACGGGCTTACCGCGCAGCTCGGACAGCAGTTGGAGGAAAGATTCGGACAGGTGCGGAAAATACATCGGAACTGTCTTTAGCGGTAAAACACCTGCAAAGACAGGAAAAAGCGATAAGTGCCCCGAGGCGACGTGCTCTGAAAGCGGCCCTCAGCCCATTAACGACACGCGATAACAGCAACAGGGATTGCCACGACCGGCCCCACCGGATGCAGCAACCCCTGCCGGGATCCATGCCGATGCTCCCTCTCACAAGGAGCCGGCACTAGTAATGAATTGATCAGGAACGGCGACCGAACAGCTTCATCCGGCGACCGATAGCCAGGCACATGATACCAAGGCCAACCGCAAGCGCGCTCATCGTCGAGGGCTCAGGAATCGAAATATTCGAGTCTAGAGAGATGTCGTCCAGATAGATGGTGCCCGGGCTGTTCACCTTTGAGGCGAAGTTGATATTCTGGACCGTCGTCCCCGTACCGATGTTACCCGTACTGGCCAGGTCATCACCGATCAGTTCTCCGTTCAGATAGACGTCCATCATCTGTGAGGCCACTGACCCACCATCATAGTTAAGGGTGCTGTCAGAGTTGTTGAAAACGATGCTGATCGTATAGGCGGTATCCTGCTGATAGGTCCCGATCTGAGCACCCGGGCTGACATACTGACCACTCCCGACATAGAGAGTGCCATTCTGCATAAACAGTCCCCACAGCGTATTCCCATTACCGCCCCACGCATTACCACTGATGCGCATGAGCCAGTCCGAGGTGTCGCTGGAGGGATCATAGAAAGAGAAATTCATCTGGCCGGTCGTAGTCCCGGAAAAGCCCGTGGCCGAGGCCAGTCCCTGGCCAGTGCCATCGACCTGACTGAGCACGGCGTATTTGTTGGACTCGCTGGAGAAGTAGTGCCCGGTGTCGTTCTCGGCATCGAAGACAACTTCTCCCACCACCTTGGCCTCGCGCCATATTTCTTCGGAGCCGAGCGGTATTGCTGCGCCCGCCGTGTACTCCTCGAAATCATCAGAGAAGAAAGTCGCCGCCGACGCGGTTGTAGCAATGGCACTCATACCAATGAGGCCGAGAGGGAGCAATTTGCTGAGATAGTTCATCGTTGGATCCTTTTCTGGGGTTGGTGTGTATCGTTTGGGGTTACCAGTGCAGATCCTGCCTCAGGTTGCCTACACCCGGACCTATTAACCGGACGGAGGGCATCCCATCAAAGCTGGTCGATCTGCATGAATCCAACCATGCACCCAAACACACAAAAGATAAAGCTAGCGCCTACTCAAACAGATGAGTCAGCGCTTGGCAGTGACTTTGTCGGGCAGTGTTTTACCCTCGTTCCAGACGCCTTCGATGAGCGTACGCTGCACTTTGACGGGGATGCCCCGATCCCCGCGCATGACGAGGTTTGTCAGCTTGTCCACCGCGACTTCTCCGATATGGAAAGAGTCTTCGTACATCCCCGTCAGCTCGCTCTGCTCGCTATCGAGCACGGGGCAGGTGAGCGGAATATCTTCGGGGATGCGTATCCCCGCTTCGCGGGCGTATTTGAGAAAGGCGACGTCCCCGGTCATCACGACATCCGGTCGAGCCTTGCGCAGAAACGTTTTAAAGCCGCGCACAAAGCCCCACTTATAGTCAAAGATAAGGGGCTCAAGACCCATCTGATGCACGAAAGTCAGATACGCGCCACGAAAGCTGTGCCCCACGCGCTCATCATGTATGCTGGCAATACCGTACCCGATGCGCCGGTAGCCATAGTCATACATCTTCTCCAGCAGGCGGAGCGTGGAGCGAAACTGGGTGGCCGTCACCGTGTGGAACTCCGGCTTTTTGAGCGTATAGCCGAAGGTCACAACGGAGAAATCTTCCCAGGGGAAATCCAGCTCCATGTTTGGGTGCGGCATCGGGCACAGCAGGATGCCGTTGATGTTCCTCGCCTTGAGGATGGCTCCCATGCGCTGGGCAGAGACCTTTCGGGTATTAAAATTGTAGACATCCAGCTTGTAGCCGTACTGGTCGGCCCGTCGACAGGCCCCCTCATAATACTGCCGGTATGTGCTGATCTCTTTCCAGTCCGGCTTTAAGTCGTCGTTCTGCAGGTAGAGCCAGGCCAGCGTGCCGCGAAATGGCTGCTCCTGATTATTACTCCGGTATAAGGCCAGTGCCGAGAGCATGGGGTCGGGACGGTAGCCCATTTCCTCGGCCACCTTCAGGACACGCTCACGTGTCTTGGCCGGGATGCTCGGATGGTGCTTAAAGGCCAGTGAAACCGTGGCCGCGTGCACGCCTAAGCGCTCGGCAATGTCCTTCTGTGTAACCCGCTTGCTCACTGACTAGTCTGTATAAGTAAACGATTGGTTGCGGGCACAGTCAAGTTCCCAAAGATCACCCATATATCACATACGCAGTCTTTGATTTTTCTGCATTCACCGCCCATGCCAGCCCCCCAGCCGACAGCCCTACGCCACATCCACGTCTTGTTCAAAACGCACCTGGACATCGGGTTTACCGACAGCGCCCGGAACGTGCTGCAGACGTATCTCGATGTATTCATCCCGGCCTCTCTCGATCTGGCCGCGCGTATGCACGATGCCGGTAATGAGCGGTTCCGCTGGACCACCGGCTCCTGGCTGATCGAGCAAGCGCTGGAAAAATACAGCCCCCGGAAACGCGCCCAGCTTGAGGCAGCTATCGAGCGCGATGACATCTGCTGGCACGCCCTGCCCTTTACCACGCACACCGAGCTCATGGACGCCGCCTTGTTTCGGCACGGGCTGAGCATCAGCCAGAGGCTCGATCAGCGCTTTGGCAGAAAAACCATTGCCGGGAAAATGACAGATGTGCCCGGCCACACGATTGCCATGGTTCCCTACCTGGCCGAGGCCGGTGTCGAGCTTCTGCATATCGGCGTGAACCCAGGCTCACGCCCGCCCAAAGTCCCCAAGGCCTTTCGCTGGCGCTATGGCGACGACGAAGTCTGCATCGTCTATCAAACCAGTGACTACGGGGGCTTCTGCCAACCGGAAGGCAGCAGCGAGGCCATCTACTTTGCGCACACCGGCGACAATCTCGGCCCCTGTACCCAGCAGGATGTGGAGCAGACATTTGCCCGCCTGCGCAAGAAGTACCCGGAGGCCACGCTGAGCGCTGCGAACCTGTCAGACTACGCCGAGGCCCTCCGGCCAGCCGTACCGGGCCTGCCTGTGATCACGCAGGAGATCGGTGACACATGGATCCATGGCGTGGCAACCGACCCGGCAAAGACCGGGCTTTACCGGGAGCTCATCAAGTGGCGCTCCACTCTGCCTAAGCCGAAAAACGCAACAGAGCGCCAGGCACGCAAGGGCCTGGAAGATGCGCTGCTGCTCGTCCCCGAGCATACGTGGGGGCTCGATGTCAAAGTCGCCCTCGGGCACGAAGACAACTATGACCGCACCTTTATCACGCGGGACTTTCTGCGCAAGCGCAGCATCCCGCCCTACCAGCGTCTGGAGAAATCCTGGCAGGAACAGCGCTCCTATCTGACGCGCGCCATCAGCGCACTCAAGGGAACACCCGAGCACAAGCAGGCGCTCGCCCTCAAAGCCTCGCTCAAACCCAAGCGCAGCCGCAGCGGCAAATCGATCGACCCTGC
This genomic interval from Ruficoccus sp. ZRK36 contains the following:
- a CDS encoding LacI family DNA-binding transcriptional regulator encodes the protein MSKRVTQKDIAERLGVHAATVSLAFKHHPSIPAKTRERVLKVAEEMGYRPDPMLSALALYRSNNQEQPFRGTLAWLYLQNDDLKPDWKEISTYRQYYEGACRRADQYGYKLDVYNFNTRKVSAQRMGAILKARNINGILLCPMPHPNMELDFPWEDFSVVTFGYTLKKPEFHTVTATQFRSTLRLLEKMYDYGYRRIGYGIASIHDERVGHSFRGAYLTFVHQMGLEPLIFDYKWGFVRGFKTFLRKARPDVVMTGDVAFLKYAREAGIRIPEDIPLTCPVLDSEQSELTGMYEDSFHIGEVAVDKLTNLVMRGDRGIPVKVQRTLIEGVWNEGKTLPDKVTAKR
- a CDS encoding DUF5054 domain-containing protein, translated to MPAPQPTALRHIHVLFKTHLDIGFTDSARNVLQTYLDVFIPASLDLAARMHDAGNERFRWTTGSWLIEQALEKYSPRKRAQLEAAIERDDICWHALPFTTHTELMDAALFRHGLSISQRLDQRFGRKTIAGKMTDVPGHTIAMVPYLAEAGVELLHIGVNPGSRPPKVPKAFRWRYGDDEVCIVYQTSDYGGFCQPEGSSEAIYFAHTGDNLGPCTQQDVEQTFARLRKKYPEATLSAANLSDYAEALRPAVPGLPVITQEIGDTWIHGVATDPAKTGLYRELIKWRSTLPKPKNATERQARKGLEDALLLVPEHTWGLDVKVALGHEDNYDRTFITRDFLRKRSIPPYQRLEKSWQEQRSYLTRAISALKGTPEHKQALALKASLKPKRSRSGKSIDPATYIDTPFFELGIDPMTGALHRVHSHKDNRTWADKEHPWFELSYVVYDREDYENRWKRYNRNHRTHRSWVVPDFLKPGVETAVSHHQCWLPRLKEASLLPATKTSSPRLCLKLSFPTEPCRQFGCPREAEVLISWDEKRPRLHAEVKWFDKQACRVPEAIWMALRPISTPGATWRLHKLGQPIDPRDVILDGARMLHAAELCEYQDEQSKLRIDHPHAPLVAPGLPQLVRFSNHLPGPREGVHFNLLNNTWGTNFPLWYEEDARFAFSVDWEA